From one Pseudopipra pipra isolate bDixPip1 chromosome 2, bDixPip1.hap1, whole genome shotgun sequence genomic stretch:
- the CDX2 gene encoding homeobox protein CDX-2 — MYVSYLLEKDGPMYPGPVRHSGGLNLAAQNFVGAPQYADYGGYHVNLDGAQSPGPAWPAPYTAPLRDDWGTYGQGAPPAAGSVHGLNGGSPAAPMAYSPADYHHHHHHPHAHHHAGPAPHCSAGVMQPLNAASVAASAAPEPLSPGGQRRGLCEWMRKPAQPPLSSQVKTRTKDKYRVVYTDHQRLELEKEFHYSRYITIRRKAELASNLGLSERQVKIWFQNRRAKERKINKKKLQQAQPGGAEPLSPSASLQGPAGGAAAAGLGPAAPQ; from the exons ATGTACGTGAGCTACCTCCTGGAGAAGGACGGACCCATGTACCCCGGCCCGGTGCGGCACTCGGGGGGACTCAACCTGGCGGCGCAGAACTTCGTGGGCGCCCCGCAATACGCGGACTACGGCGGGTACCATGTGAACCTCGACGGCGCCCAGTCCCCCGGCCCGGCCTGGCCCGCGCCCTACACCGCCCCGCTCCGCGACGACTGGGGTACCTATGGCCAAGGGGCACCGCCGGCCGCCGGCTCCGTCCACGGCCTCAACGGGGGCTCCCCCGCCGCCCCCATGGCCTACAGCCCCGCCgactaccaccaccaccaccaccacccgcATGCCCACCACCacgccggccccgcgccccaCTGCTCCGCCGGGGTCATGCAACCCCTCAACGCCGCCAGCGTCGCCGCCAGCGCCGCCCCCGAGCCCCTCTCCCCCGGTGGGCAGCGCCGCGGCCTCTGCGAGTGGATGAGGAAGCCGGCGCAGCCCCCGCTCAGCAGCCAGG TTAAAACCAGGACGAAAGACAAGTACCGAGTCGTGTACACTGACCACCAGCggctggagctggagaaggagtttCACTACAGCCGCTACATTACCATCAGGAGGAAAGCGGAGCTGGCCTCCAACCTGGGGCTGTCGGAGAGGCAG GTGAAAATCTGGTTCCAGAACAGGCGGGCGAAGGAGAGGAAGATCAACAAGAAGAAGCTGCAGCAGGCGCAGCCCGGCGGCGCGGAGCCTCTCAGCCCCAGCGCCTCATTGCAGGGTCCCGCGGGgggggcggccgccgccgggctcggccccgccgccccccagTGA
- the PDX1 gene encoding pancreas/duodenum homeobox protein 1, which yields MNTEEQYYASAQLYKESCAFQRAQAQDYNPSPPACLYMGRQQQTPYSSALGALEQGSPPDISPYEVPPITEDAGVSHLHHHHHHAHLPPPHQDALPFSDGADTGAVEEPRVQVPFAWMKSTKSHAWKGQWTGGSCVVEPEENKRTRTAYTRAQLLELEKEFLFNKYISRPRRVELAVMLNLTERHIKIWFQNRRMKWKKEEDKKRGAGNSNDPEQDCVVTSGELQNKEDLQPCPAGNLTSEASRDLLAPSLAPRRQQDSR from the exons ATGAATACCGAGGAGCAGTATTACGCCTCGGCGCAGCTCTACAAGGAGTCGTGCGCGTTTCAAAGAGCTCAGGCGCAGGACTACAACCCCAGTCCCCCCGCCTGCCTGTACATGGGCAGGCAGCAACAGACTCCTTATTCCAGCGCCTTAGGGGCTCTCGAGCAAGGCAGCCCGCCAGACATTTCACCTTACGAGGTGCCCCCCATCACTGAGGATGCCGGGGTCTCCCACCTtcatcaccatcaccaccacgctcatcttcctcctccccaccagGACGCGTTGCCTTTCTCAGACGGGGCGGACACGGGAGCTGTAGAGGAGCCCCGAGTGCAGGTGCCTTTCGCCTGGATGAAGTCCACCAAATCTCACGCCTGGAAGGGACAGTGGACCG GGGGGTCCTGTGTAGTTGAACCGGAGGAGAACAAGCGGACGAGGACAGCGTACACACGGGCACAGCTgttggagctggagaaggagtttCTCTTCAACAAGTATATCTCCAGGCCGCGGCGGGTGGAGCTGGCTGTCATGTTGAACTTGACCGAAAGGCACATCAAGATCTGGTTCCAGAACAGGCGGATGAagtggaagaaggaagaggacaAAAAGCGCGGGGCGGGCAACAGCAATGACCCCGAGCAAGACTGCGTGGTGACCTCCGGAGAGCTCCAGAACAAGGAGGATCTCCAGCCGTGCCCCGCCGGGAACCTGACCTCGGAGGCCTCCAGGGACCTTCTCGCCCCCAGCCTAGCACCCAGAAGACAGCAGGACTCTCGATGA